In the Camarhynchus parvulus chromosome 12, STF_HiC, whole genome shotgun sequence genome, CTTCTGGCACCtgagtgcccaggctgggcctgagctgggcatggctgcagggctctgagcaggacTGGCCTCAGTCATGGAGTGTGCTGCGGGGGCTGGAGTGAGCATCCAGCTGTCAAATGTGGTCAGGAGCGGAGATGCTGTCCCGAGCAGGGGCAGCTTTATTCCCATAGAGGGACCTGCTCCAGAGGAGAGCCCATAGAAGACCCTTTGGACGGCACAGCTGAGCGAGGAGTTGGGTCGGTGCAGGAAGAAGCTGAGAGATGGGGaggctccctgccctgcccacgcACAGGTGGCTGGAGGGGCGGCTGCTGGGCATAGCCCGGCCCGGCTCTTTGCCTCACATCGCCAGCAGGACTTGGTCTGGGGTGGAAGCAATAAAGGCGTTATTTCACCCTGTTCTGTTGTCTCTCTGGTGTACCGGGGGAGATCTGTTGGTGCCCTGGAGGACCGGGGGCTGCCCAGCGCTCTCTGCAGCACGGAGGGGCAAGAGGACGCACccggctgggcacagcctgtaCCGGCACGGCTGCCACACCGTGTCCCACAGCCGCGGCGGCTGCCTGGGGCCAGCCTGGCACCGTGCCCGTGCCATGGAGCCAACTCGTCTCTGTGGGGCCCCGAGCCCTCCGCAAGGGTGGCGGGACACGGAGCCCTCGGCGGCCGGTGCGGGAGCAGGAGGCCCCACCCAGGGCGGCTGCTGACGCCACGCAGGGAGCCGGGTGTCCGGGATCGGAGCAGGAAGCGGGagccggcggcggcggtgggGCCCGTGGAGCCGGGACAGGGCTGCCGGGGAGTAGCCGGCGTGGGGCCGGGGCACCCCGAGGCCCCGGCCCCACCATGCACgcactggggcagctcctgctggtgctggtggcgGGGTCGGCGGGTGGCCGTGGGGACCCCCGCGACACCCTGGCCTGCTCCCAGGTGGGTTGGTGTCACCAGCGCGCAGGCATCGGGCACCTGGCACCACCGCCGGCCTcacccctgcctcccccagggCCTCACCTGCCGCCTCTTGGGTAAGTGCCATCACCCTGCCATGGCCCCCACCCCACCCGGGGCATGGGGACTCCACCCCACGCtgccctctgtgtccccccagaCACCGATGTGCTGTGCGGGACAGAGCCCCCGgggcccaggcaggagctggcctTGGCCCGTCTGCGGCTGGAGCCGGCGCTGCGCTGCACCGAGCCCACGGCCTGTGCGCCCTGCCTGGAGGCACGGGTGCGCCTGGCCTTGTCACCTGCCGCCGGCACGGCCACCGAGTCCCGCCTCTCCGTGCAGCTGGGCACCGCTGGGACAGAGGACAGCGGTGATGGGGGACAGTGGTCACCAGCGACTGCGGCCACCCCGTCCCAGCCCAACGTtactgggctgctgctgctctctgggcacACGTTTGCCTCATCCCGCTGTGTGGCCGTGGAGGTCTGGGCACCCTTGGGCCCCGCTCTGCGCGGCCGAACTGTGGTACGTAGATCTTGGGCACTGGGGATCAGTGTCCCTGCACTTTCGgtccctgggcactggggatgTGGGTGCTGGCATCAGCACATCTCTGTGGCATGGGGGTCCCGTTCCTGTGCCCCAGGGAGGGGGGTGCTGGCGGTGCCGGTGCCTCACCGCAGTGGGGTGGTGGTTTTCCTGCCCAGGGTTGGGTGATCTTCCGGTGCTTTGAGGCGCCGCTGGGCTCCGAACTCCACATCTCAGCATACATGAACTCACGGGGCCGGCAgaggctgagccagcagcagagggtgCCAGGTAAGCCCCAGCAGGTCCCCTGCAgtggccccagccccgctgcccacTGATTCACTGTCCCCACAGACTGCTCGTGGCCTGCAGCACAGGATGCTGTCCCCCAGTGCCAAGGTAGGTGCTGGCATCACCCTGCCTCAGTTTGCTTCCCCAGAGGAGAGCTGGGCAGTGGACACCAGGGGCAAGAGTGaccctgggggtgctgtgccccaTGCCatggtgctgggcaggcagtgccaggagcgGGGTGACCTGAGCTGCCTCTCACACAGTACCCAGGCTGCGGGTCTCCCCGGGGCAGAAGGAGGTGGTTGTGGAGGTGGAGGGGGCTGCAGTAGGGCACAGCTACACACTCCGGCTCTACCACAACCATAGCCATGGCACCAGTGGGCCGGGGCATGTGGTGACCATGGTGAGTATGCATCCCATTCCCTGACCCCCTCCCCTGTCTGTTCTCTGGTGGCTGCCCTCCTCCCCGTTCCCGAGAAGCCATGTCTGTGTTATAGGCAGTGTGCTGGGAGAGGGTCCCCTGGGAGCAGATCCCCCTGGGTGACCCTGCTGGTGGTGATTTGCCACGGGGTGACCCACATCTGGTTGCTGGTAGCAGAGCAGTCCCATGAACTATGTCCTGCCTGCCGATGAggtgctgccctgcctctgcctgcaggtGAGCATCCAACCAGGCACTGCGGGGTGGAAGGATAAGTGGCCACTTAAGAGGGGCTCCAAGCTCCATATATCTGCCTCTGGCATCCCAAAGGGACTGGCGTGAATacttttcttgtctttttcccCACTCCCAGGTCTGGCCAGAAACCCAGGACCCACTACGGGCCACCCTGTGCCCCTTCTCTCATGGTACCTTCACTCTGAggctgggacacagagggacTTGAGGGGACACCACATGGAGTGACACTCCTGTCCTCGTGCCACTGCAGATGCTGAGGCCTGGGAGCGACTGTGGGCGCAGAGCCAGCTGGTCCTGCACATCCAGGGGCAGGTGCTGAcctgctccctctctgccccCTGCGAcctcctggctgagctggtgccctgctggcagccagtgCCCTCCGGGGCCTGCCAACCCCTGCCtggcctgcagcagcctgccGGGGGGAAGGTGagtggggctctgtggggctctgtggggcacTGGGGGCTTTGGGAAGGATGCTGGTGACAGTTTATGGAGCATCCCTTAcacccacagggaccccaggaGTTTGGAGGGCTGCGGCCACACCCCAACCTTTGTGTGCAGGTAGGACACCactctgccccacagctgccccatgGGCAGCCCCACATCACCCCCAAGCCCTGTTAATCCACTCTCTGGGCAGGTGTGGAGCAGTGGGCAGGTCCGGCTGACCCAGTGCCTGCGAGACCGTGAGTACTGCTGGGGTGGGAAGGTAGAGGCAGCCTGTGGGTGCAAATAAGGGGGGGGACCCCTCCTTGGCCTCCCCTCACCACCCACCCAGCCCTCTGGCACATTCCTAGGAGCGCTGCCCGGCCGCCCCGAtgacctcctgctgctggagcgTGGGGGAAATGCCTCACTGTGTGCCGTGGAGAGGGGTGCCTGCACACCCCTGGCCAGCTTCACCAGCAGGGTAAAGAGGAAGGGACCCCCATGTGCCGGCAGcagtggcactggtggcacagggacccctgtgcccagcagtggtggcactgctgtctGACCTGCTGTGTTGTTGCAGGGAGCGGGGCACCCTggcctgctggagcaggatctGCAGCGGGATGTGGCAggggggcagtgccagcaggtcagTGTGAGTGGGCAgtgggctgtgggcagggactgGGCAGTGTCTgacatgtccctgtgtcccccgcAGCTGTGGCGGCCATCGAACAGAACTGGGGTTGTGCTCTGGGCCTGTCCCCTGCACAAGTGTGAGTGTTGACAGCCACggtgggggagaggagggataAGGGAGGGCCGGGGGAGGGAACCCCCCTGTGGGGCCGCTGGAGACCTTGGTTGGGTGCCGGGGGCCCTTGGTGGATGCAGATCCTGCCCTGCAGACCTGCGTACCCACTGGGCACTGGTGTGGatgggggtgctgctgggaactgcctgtctcctgctgctgctcttgatGAAGAAGGAGGACATGAAGGGTGAGTGGTGCACTTCTGGAGGCTGTGCCTGGCCTGGGACCCCTCCTGAGACCTCACTGCCTCTCTTCCCTTCAGGATGGCTGAAATCCCTGAGGGCTGGCTATGGCTCCAGTGGTGAGTGTGGGTTGAGCCTGGGGCCTCGGGGGAAGTGGGCAGTCTGTTCCTATCCCAGAGGGGTCAGAGGACAGAGTGAGGGGGTCCCCCACCCAGATTTATGTTTGCCTGCCTGACAGGGTAGGTGGGGGTGTAGGGAAACAGAGAAGAGGGTGAGAACCCTatgggggtgggagggggcaGATTGCAACCTGTCTCCCACCATGCCTGTCCCTTAGGGTAGGTAAAGGGTTTCACAAGGGGATTGGGGGACTTTTGTCAGTGTTGGTCTCAGCTGCTTCCCATTGTGGCTGTGCTTTAGCTTGGGTACAGGGTACACTTAGGtacaggtgctgcagggcttggCTGACAGAGGCAGGGGGTGGTCTCCCCCATCGTGGGTGCTTCCCAGCATGGCTCCCACCACAGGCTGGGTACAGGGTGCCTAGAGGGATCCGGGCACTGATGATCTCCCCCTCAGGTCCGCTGCAGGGCCGGCGGGCCCTGCTGGTGCATGCAGCAGAGCCGGTGGCGGAGCAGGCAGCGTGTGCCTTGATGGCAGCTCTGCACTCGCTGGGGCTGACGGTGGTGGCAGCACCCGGAGGTGGCAGCGGGGTAGCAGCTTTGGGGCCACTGCCCTGGCTGCACGCCCAGCACCACCGGGCGCTGCGTGACAGTGACaccatcatcctcctcctctctccgGCAGCCgtggctgctgcacagcagtgggACGCCGGGGCCAGGGTTGTGCCAGAGTCCGGGGCCGCTGAAAGCAGCCTCGGGCCCCGGCACAGCCCTGACCCTGACGATGTCCCCACTGTGGCACCCTGCGAGGTGTTTGCGGCCGCTCTGTCCTGCGCCATGCCGGTGTTGGCAGTGGCCCGTGGGCACTACGTGGTGGCCCGGCTGGAGGCCTTGGTGCCGGCAGTGCCCCCAGCGCTGCGGGCAGCCCCTGCCTTCGCACTGCCCGGCGAGATGGAGCGGTTCTTGCAGGCGCTGGCAGGCCCAGCTCGGCAGAGGGGCCGGTGTCTGCAGCCACACGTGGCGGCCGTGGCCGAGGCTCTGCAGCGGGCGGTAGGAGAATAAAGGGGTGACAGTGCTTTTGCTGAGTGTGAGtccagctctgagcccagcacgGACTGGGATGCGTTGGGAAGGGGTGATGGGGTGGACTCGGATGGCACGGAGAGGGATGACGGGGAGATacaggggcaggaagggggcTGGGCTGTTTAGGGCgtgaaggagaaggaggttTTTTGGTTAGAGGGTGGATGGGGAAGTGGACCAATTTGGGGTGGTGATGGGGAAGTGGACCAGCTCATTGGGGCATGATTGGTAACTCGGAcagtttggggggaaaatgtgaGAACAAACTGGACCTGTTTAGGGTGAGATGAGGGGGAACTGGGCAAATTTGGGTACAGTGAGAGGGAAGTGGATCAGCTTGAGTGGAGGGGGTAAAGGTGAATCCGCCTGGTTTGGTTGGGGGTGGGAAGGATATTTAGAGGGCCCCGCCCAGGCCAGGCGAGGCCCGGGATGGTGCGGTGCGCTCCGGGCAGTCGGCCCCGCTCCGCGCGGGGTCACCGACTGCAGCCCGTCCGCGCGTGGTCACCGACTGCAGCCCGTCCGCGCGTCCCCGTCCCGGGCCTTTGCCCGCGGCCCCTTTAAGGCGCGGGTGGGCGGGCCCAGGGCGCGGCGCGGATTGGCTGGGAgcggggggcgggcggcggcgcgcggCCAttggcgggggcggcggcgctgaGTCAGCGGGCGCGGCCCACGTGgtgcgggcggggcgggcgcaCGATGgggccgctgctgccgctggtGCCGCGCTCGCCCCGGCGCAGGGGGCCCGGGCTGGGGGCCGCCCTCCTGTGGGCCGCCCTCCTCGGGGGGGTCCTGCTGGCCGTTCGCGCCGACCCCGACCCCCACCGAGACGGGGCCGAGCCATGCCGAGCTTGTCGCGGCCTCGCCGACAGCTTCATCAGGGTGCGCGCCGGGGGGGCACAGGAGTGATGGAGGCCGCGGCGAGGGGGCACACGGGGGCAACGGCACCGAGGGGTGTGGGTTGACACAGCCGCTGCTTcgtgggggagctgggggtcaGGGGACAGTGACGGGAGGGGCCCATGGGTGGCAGACTTGGGGGACACGGCCTGGAgatggcagtgagcagggacaagGTGGGTCCTGGGTGGGGTGATGTTGGGGAGCCCAGAGGAATCACAGACCGGGGGGATAAGGGTGGTGACAGGGCCCATAGAGGGGTGTTTTGCGGGGGACAGTGGTGAAGTGGAGGCACTCCTGCGGCATTCCCAGGGACACAatgcctgggctctggggaggggagagggtgGCAGGTCCCTGGAGGTGATGTGTCTCGTGGAACCCTACGGATGGAGAGGTTATTGGGGGGGTTCCATGCCTGCACTGCCGCTCCCCCATGCACCCAGGGCCTGGAGCGGACAGAGCATGAGGGCTTCGGTGGGGGTAACACAgcctgggaggaggagaagctgtcCAAGTACCAGCACAGGTAAGTGACcccagtgaggggctggggcagtccagctgctgcagatgtcATACCCCACACTGGcttgtgtccctgcagtgagaCTCGtctgctggaggtgctggagggtgTCTGTGCCCCCTCAGACTTCGCCTGTCACCAACTGCTGGAGCGGAGTGAGGAGCATGTGGAGCAGTGGTGGTTCCATGAGTGagtctggggacagggacagggggatggCAAGGGGCACAGGCGGATGGCAGGGGGCTGAGTGCTGTGTCTTcctctccccaggcagcagcagcaccctgacTTTTTCCAGTGGCTGTGTGTGGACAGGATGATGCTTTGCTGCCCGCCCGGCACCTACGGCCCGGACTGCCGGTGTGAGTAACTGTGGGTGAGCgggtgctggtggggctggaggggctccCTGGCTGTTGCCCTCTGTGCCAGCCGGCTGGTGTCTCCCCGTGCAGCCTGTGCGGGCGGGCCCCGGCAGCCCTGCAGCGGCAATGGGCGATGCGATGGTGACGGCACGCGCCGCGGCACCGGCCTCTGCGTCTGCAGCCCCGGCTACGGCGGCCCCTTCTGCGCCGAGTGTGGGGATGGCTACTATGAGGCCTCGCGGAACAAGAGCCACCTCGTGTGTGCTGGTAGGTGGGGGCTCTGCCGGTGCTGTCCAGCCTGGGTACAGGCAGCTCCCCCATGCCTGTGTCCACgtgtccctccctgcccgcAGAGTGCTACCAGGCGTGCGGGCGCTGCACGGGTCCCGAGGACTCCAGCTGCCTTCGCTGCAAGAGAGGCTGGGTGCTGCATGAGCACCGCTGCATCGGTGAGTGAAGGCCAGGGATGAGCTCAGGGCCAGGGGGCTGCGTCCCCAGAGCTGAAGCTCAACGGGGCCATCCCCATCTCTCCTGCAGATATAGATGAGTGTGGCACAGAGATGGCGCACTGCCGAGCCAACCAGTACTGTGTCAACACAGAGGGCTCCTATGAGTGCCGAGGTCAGGGGGAAGGGGGAGTTTTCATGCTGGTGACTCTTCCCTGCTTGGGGCCaaccctggctgggctgggaaggagctctggCAGCAACCCTGGCTCCATTTCCTGAGGCAGACTGCTCCACGGCTTGCATCGGCTGCATGGGTGCCGGGCCGGCTCGCTGCAAGAAATGCAACAAGGGCTACTTGCGGGATGGAGCCAAGTGCCTGGGTGAGTGCCTCCCGTGGACTGGGGGGCCATACTGCCCCTTCTTCACTGCCCAAGCCCTGCCTGACCCCTGGCTTCCCCCCAGACGTGGATGAGTGTGCCAGTGCCGAGGAGCCAGTGTGCACAGGGGTGCAGGAGGTGTGTGAGAACACAGAGGGCAGCTACCGGTGCGTCTGTGCCCAAGGCCACGTCCGCCGAGATGGGCAGTGCGTGGAGGACAAGCCCCCTGGTATGGCCTAATGCAGTGCAGGGGACATTGGGCAGGGGGTGTGGGATATGGCAGGGGGCTCTTGTTGGTCAGCTGTGCCCTCCCACGAGTGTTGTCCATGCAGATGCCCCAGAGAAGGGCTTCTTTGATGACGTGACTGATGACGAGgtggtggtgctgcagcagatGTTCTTTGGTGTGATGATCTGTGCCCTCGCCACGCTGGCTGCCAAGGGTGACATGGTCTTCACCGCCATCTTCATTGGTGCCGTGGCTGCCATGGCTGGCTACTGGCTCTCTGACCGCAGTGACCGTGTCCTCGATGGCTTCATGAAGGGCAGAtagctctggagctgctgggcacaagCAGAGGGGCAGACTCAGCTTGGGGTGCAGGGCCTTccccaagcagggctggctgccaaGGCTGCATCCTGTAGAAGATGCTGTGCCCTGCATGCGTCCCCCAGCCCCCCTTAGCATAGGGTCTtgttttccctgtccctgcagaatGAGTCAGGAGTACCTGATCCTGGGGGCTCCCACACAGCCCCCTCTGGATGGGGGGGTGATGCCAGGCAGTGCAGCATCGTGTGGGGGGCACAGCAtgctgcccccagctcctcGTGCTCTGGAGGAGAGGCCTGGCATTGACAGGTGAGGGGGTGGAggggcaggtgagggagggaaCCTGCTATCtgcccccaggctggggctcctGGCCCTGTAGGATTCCCCTCCCAAGAGGCCATTCCCTGTGGGAGAGTGGGGGGCTGGGTCCCCCCATGCCCTGAGCTGTgtggctgggagagctgccccccatccctgggcagagcccaTCTCCCCTCCCAGGCTGGGGGCCAGGGGCCCCTCGCCACTGGCAGGGTGCTGCACTGCTGGATGCATGAGTGTGGCCATTGCATTTGTCCGTGGTTTGTCCGTCGGGgtgtgtccatctgtccgtgtgtccataTCTCAGGAAATAAAGCTCTGCACACCCAGCTTGGCTGCTCAGGGTAGGGATTGATGGGGAttgggggtgctgctgcccaccaCTGCTTTCACATGCCAACAGGACCGTCTCCTCTCAGCATAAACTCTTTATTTCTCTCGTTTGGCACAAATGGAACCGCCCCTGCCCGGCCCTACAGGGGCGCAGGATCAGACCCCCACACCCTCACAGTGTCCTCACCCTCACGTTGTCCTTCTGCGCCCCCAGTCTCTGCCTGTCCCGGGCTCAGAGCTCAATGGTGTCGCTGGAGAGGCTGCGGGAGTCCAGCGCCTTGCCGAGGGCTGGGAAGGCGCGGGGGCCCTCGCGTTCCCAGCCGGGGGCTCCGGCGGGCACCAGGAGCGGGGCCCGGCTGGGCGCCTCGTCCAGGGGCAGGCTGTCGGGCGAGGAGAGCCCATGGCGCCAGGGGTTCCAGCTGATCTTCAGTGAGCTGCTCTCCAGCGAGCTGGCCgaggcagtgacagtgacagtgatggTGCCGTGGGGCTGGCGCGGGCCCGGCAGCTCCGTGAGCGAGCTGCAGCGCACCATGCGCCCCAGGCTGGGGGTCTTGTCGGGGGCAGGGGAGCCGTGCAGCGAGGAGCCGGAGCCGCGGCGGGCCCGGCCGAAGAGGCCGTCGTGCAGGAGGTGGCGGCGGCAGAGCGCCTGGTCGATGCTGCGGCGCAGGTCGATGGGGGACGGCGGGCGGAAGATGAGCTCCCCCAGGGAGGGGGACGAGCCCTGCTCGAAGGCGGCGCAGGAGCGGGCGGCCAGCATGTTGGGGCACTTGGGGCTGAGCCCCGGCATCCCGGTGCCAGCTGCCCAGACCTCGTTGCTGTCCTTCAGAGCCcgcaggggcagctg is a window encoding:
- the IL17RC gene encoding interleukin-17 receptor C, whose amino-acid sequence is MHALGQLLLVLVAGSAGGRGDPRDTLACSQGLTCRLLDTDVLCGTEPPGPRQELALARLRLEPALRCTEPTACAPCLEARVRLALSPAAGTATESRLSVQLGTAGTEDSGDGGQWSPATAATPSQPNVTGLLLLSGHTFASSRCVAVEVWAPLGPALRGRTVGWVIFRCFEAPLGSELHISAYMNSRGRQRLSQQQRVPDCSWPAAQDAVPQCQVPRLRVSPGQKEVVVEVEGAAVGHSYTLRLYHNHSHGTSGPGHVVTMQSSPMNYVLPADEVLPCLCLQVWPETQDPLRATLCPFSHDAEAWERLWAQSQLVLHIQGQVLTCSLSAPCDLLAELVPCWQPVPSGACQPLPGLQQPAGGKGPQEFGGLRPHPNLCVQVWSSGQVRLTQCLRDRALPGRPDDLLLLERGGNASLCAVERGACTPLASFTSRGAGHPGLLEQDLQRDVAGGQCQQLWRPSNRTGVVLWACPLHKYLRTHWALVWMGVLLGTACLLLLLLMKKEDMKGWLKSLRAGYGSSGPLQGRRALLVHAAEPVAEQAACALMAALHSLGLTVVAAPGGGSGVAALGPLPWLHAQHHRALRDSDTIILLLSPAAVAAAQQWDAGARVVPESGAAESSLGPRHSPDPDDVPTVAPCEVFAAALSCAMPVLAVARGHYVVARLEALVPAVPPALRAAPAFALPGEMERFLQALAGPARQRGRCLQPHVAAVAEALQRAVGE
- the CRELD1 gene encoding cysteine-rich with EGF-like domain protein 1 isoform X2 — protein: MGPLLPLVPRSPRRRGPGLGAALLWAALLGGVLLAVRADPDPHRDGAEPCRACRGLADSFIRGLERTEHEGFGGGNTAWEEEKLSKYQHSETRLLEVLEGVCAPSDFACHQLLERSEEHVEQWWFHEQQQHPDFFQWLCVDRMMLCCPPGTYGPDCRSCAGGPRQPCSGNGRCDGDGTRRGTGLCVCSPGYGGPFCAECGDGYYEASRNKSHLVCAECYQACGRCTGPEDSSCLRCKRGWVLHEHRCIDCSTACIGCMGAGPARCKKCNKGYLRDGAKCLDVDECASAEEPVCTGVQEVCENTEGSYRCVCAQGHVRRDGQCVEDKPPDAPEKGFFDDVTDDEVVVLQQMFFGVMICALATLAAKGDMVFTAIFIGAVAAMAGYWLSDRSDRVLDGFMKGR
- the CRELD1 gene encoding cysteine-rich with EGF-like domain protein 1 isoform X1 — encoded protein: MGPLLPLVPRSPRRRGPGLGAALLWAALLGGVLLAVRADPDPHRDGAEPCRACRGLADSFIRGLERTEHEGFGGGNTAWEEEKLSKYQHSETRLLEVLEGVCAPSDFACHQLLERSEEHVEQWWFHEQQQHPDFFQWLCVDRMMLCCPPGTYGPDCRSCAGGPRQPCSGNGRCDGDGTRRGTGLCVCSPGYGGPFCAECGDGYYEASRNKSHLVCAECYQACGRCTGPEDSSCLRCKRGWVLHEHRCIDIDECGTEMAHCRANQYCVNTEGSYECRDCSTACIGCMGAGPARCKKCNKGYLRDGAKCLDVDECASAEEPVCTGVQEVCENTEGSYRCVCAQGHVRRDGQCVEDKPPDAPEKGFFDDVTDDEVVVLQQMFFGVMICALATLAAKGDMVFTAIFIGAVAAMAGYWLSDRSDRVLDGFMKGR